One Hyla sarda isolate aHylSar1 chromosome 11, aHylSar1.hap1, whole genome shotgun sequence genomic window carries:
- the LOC130295675 gene encoding B2 bradykinin receptor-like codes for MAININNMTTGAPNINAISPDNATDYHTTCFRPENAEWVFDYQPIYMWFIFVLGFIENLFVISIFILHKSRCTVAEIYLGNMAAADLIFVSGLPFWAIYISNRFYWPFGGFMCVAVNSFIQLNFYSSIYFLMMVSIDRYLALVKTMSFGRMRRPWCAKVTCAIIWTFAIAVSLPKVVFRRVVFIESFNTTACIIMAPSDTWHIVTNIIANIVGFVIPVIVIAFCTFQIIGVLRNNAMQQFKEINNEKKATWLVLSVLLVFIICWLPFHIFTFLDTLDLLQYFTSCAAAMAIEIGNQISSYIAFSNSCINPLLYVIVGNHFRRKAKEVYQHHLTRFKSQKNMSLPMNYSGVTARTSISMGQQNLIRQ; via the coding sequence ATGGCGATAAATATCAATAATATGACCACCGGGGCCCCCAACATCAATGCAATTTCTCCAGATAACGCCACAGACTATCACACCACCTGCTTTCGACCTGAAAATGCTGAATGGGTTTTCGACTACCAGCCAATCTACATGTGGTTCATCTTCGTCTTGGGCTTTATAGAAAACTTGTTCGTCATCTCCATCTTTATCCTTCATAAGAGTCGCTGCACAGTGGCCGAGATCTACCTGGGGAATATGGCGGCTGCCGATCTGATTTTTGTCAGCGGCCTACCTTTCTGGGCTATATATATCTCCAACAGATTCTACTGGCCATTCGGAGGCTTCATGTGTGTGGCTGTCAACTCCTTCATTCAGCTCAACTTTTACAGCAGCATCTACTTCCTTATGATGGTCAGTATTGACCGATAtctggctctggtgaagaccatgtCGTTTGGCCGGATGAGAAGACCCTGGTGCGCCAAAGTGACCTGTGCAATCATCTGGACATTTGCAATAGCAGTCAGCCTGCCCAAGGTGGTGTTCCGAAGGGTGGTCTTTATTGAAAGCTTTAATACTACAGCCTGTATCATCATGGCCCCTAGTGACACCTGGCACATTGTCACTAATATCATTGCAAACATTGTTGGCTTTGTGATCCCGGTAATAGTCATTGCCTTCTGCACTTTCCAGATTATCGGTGTCCTACGGAACAATGCCATGCAGCAATTCAAGGAGATTAACAACGAGAAGAAGGCCACATGGTTGGTGTTGTcagtgctgctggtcttcatcaTCTGCTGGCTTCCATTTCACATCTTCACCTTCTTGGACACATTGGACCTACTCCAATACTTCACCAGCTGTGCTGCGGCCATGGCTATCGAGATTGGCAACCAGATTTCTTCCTACATTGCTTTTAGCAACAGCTGCATCAACCCGCTACTCTACGTCATAGTTGGCAACCATTTCCGGAGGAAGGCCAAGGAAGTCTACCAGCACCATCTAACAAGGTTCAAGTCTCAGAAAAACATGTCATTGCCAATGAACTACTCAGGAGTCACCGCACGGACCTCGATTTCCATGGGTCAGCAAAATCTGATCAGGCAATGA